CCCCGGAGAGGTCTCGCCGTAACACTCGATCGCGGTCCAATTCTACATTCGGACCGGCTGCCGCCATGGCGGGTGTTGTGGCTGGTAGCATTGCCGGCTGGTCCCCGATCGAGCGGAGCCACGATGAGGCAGACTCCATCACGTTCCCGACTAATGCCCCTCATGGAGGGTTGGATGGACAAGTAGGCATTGAAATTCACCCGGATACTGCACCCGATGATCGTGTGGTGAGCGAGTACTCCACCAAATCTCTTCACCCACCGAGTCAAAACCCAGATCTCATTCCATTTTTCGAACACGCACCTCCGGCCGTCGCAGAGCGTGCGCCCTCGAGCCGTGGTCGACGGTCCTTGTCTCAGCGGTCGCACTCCAGCCAGGGCCATTCTCAAGTTTGATTCTCTGGCGAGAACGCTAAGAGGGAATGGCTTGTATTTTGCTTCGGGCAAAGGGCCCCACCCcctcaaaaaagaaaaagaaaaaaagaaatggctTGCGCCATCCACTTGCGAACCTCTATTCCACTGAATAAAGCATCTCCATGGCGCGGTGTTTGAGGCTCCCTTATGTTTCCCTACTGTTTCGATATCCTGGGCTCGGTATGCGTTTGTCCGCGCTTCCatttgttttatttttttttatctcaTTGTCACAAATAGTGCTTGATGCTTTTGGTTCCGGTCTCTGATGTCAATATTTTTTACTGCGGTATTAGAGcctttttctccattttGGAAGGGTGATCATTCACCGTACCCCCTGCCATTATGTAACTTGTCCACCTGTAAAATCAATGACAACGGTCTGCGTGCTGTCATGTTGACTCGCGCGCCACAGAAGCACTGCAGAACAACCAGACTAGCCTACCTAAGCCGTACTTGCAGTAGATTCGATCAGCACCCTGACATGCCTGAGTCGGCACTTGGAAAAGCGAACAGCCCTGTGGACCTAAATTTGCAGTCAGCGTTATGCAGACTGCGTCATCATTCTATATTGCTGAATTCTGGACGCTTCCACCTCACGAATACTTATATCCACCCGCTGGCCATCAGGACTCCACCGCGCATTACTCCAACGACGCGGGGATGACTCCAACTCATTACCCCAACTTGTATACCGCTAGCCCCAAAGTCCTGACTCGTGCTTAGATCTGACACTACGTCTCTCCTGGCCGTACCGCCTTTTCCAGCATTTATGGAACATCCTACTATCAATTGAACTTCACCAAGTCGCATCACGCGGCAGTATAATTCCAGCAATTGCTCAACAACAATATGGAGTCTCTGAGTTTACCATCAGAAGAGCAGCTTCGGCAGCGTTGGGTCGGCACGGATGTCGCCAATATCCCGAAGCCTGCTGCTGTGCTCGACAGAGCTGTCATCCGCCGGCACTGTGCTCAAATGAAGCACACTGTCCAGACCTTGGGCGTCGGCTTCAGAGCACACGTCAAGACACATAAGGTTAGTAGTGTAGGGGATACATGACGCATTCTTTGATTtctgatttcttttttctttaaaaaaaaaacaaaaaataaaagaaggaaagtaaaaaaaaatttgaaatgaaaaaaaaaagaaataagaTATGGCATGTTCAGAGCAAAAGCTCACACAAGCAAGACAGACTCTTCAAATTGCCGAGATGCAGATGGACAACGGTGACCCAGAGCCCAAATTCATTGCATCAACACTCCTCGAGATTGAAACACTCTCTCCACTACTCAAGTCTCTCACAAGTGCCAAAGTCCCAGTGAACATCCTGTATGGTATTCCCCTCGTGCCATCACACGTCGGGCGACTTGCCACCCTGGCAGCCGATATCGGGGAAGGCAGCATCTCCGTGATGATTGACCATCCCGACCAAGTGCCCTATCTGAAAGAATTCCATCAAACGGCGGGCTTCGCCGCACGAGTCTTCCTCAAAATCGACACCGGGTATCACCGTGCCGGTCTCCCGCCCGTCTCGCTGAACAAGAATGGACTTTTGGAGAAACTCGCTCACGCCGAGGCAGAAGGCTGGGCCCACCTGCTGGGCTTATACTCACACAGCAGTTTGAGCTACAGCGCCCAATCTACCGCCGAAGCGATGGACCATCTTCTTGCTGAGATCCACGGATGCAAAGAGGCGCTGAATCGCTGGTTGTCCCTCCTCCCTCGAGATCGGGACCTGATTATTAGTGTGGGAGCGACGCCACAAATCTCGTCTTCGCACAGTTTGGCCCGAGACATCGGCAGCGATGGTCCCATGGGAAAAGAGGCTGAGAAGCTGAGAGCTCTACTGCGGAACCCTGGTTCGGATAACAAGGATGCCAGGGTGAAAATTGAGCTTCACGCAGGCAATTATCCCATTCTGGATATGCAGCAGGTATCGACGAATGCGCGGGATGGAACCGGCAGGTTCGAAGACGAGATTGCCATGACCGTCGTCGCTGAAGTGTGCAGTGTATATAATGATGGGGAGCGCGAGAATGCCGAGGCACTTATTGATGCGGGGACGCTGGCTTTGGGCCGCGAGCCTTGCGCCAATTATCCGGGCTGGGGCGTGCTTTCGTCATGGCGAGTTGAAGCGGCATCTACCTCGTCACGAATGATGGTTGATCGAATCAGTCAGGAACATGGCGTTGTCGCTTGGGAAGCCGACAGGAAGCGGAAGGTACCGCTCAGTGTGGGACAAGTCGTCAAAGTGTTTCCGAATCATGCCTGTGTCGCGGCGGCTTTCTTCGGGTGGTATTTCGTCGTGGATTCCGACCAGGATCAGGATGGATCGCGCGTGGTGGACATTTGGGTGCGAGGGCGAGGCTCGAGTGTGTCGGATCCATTCTTGATGACGCGTTTTCAGTGATGGGAATAATTCGGTTGGTGCATGGGAAAGTGGGCAACCCccgaggggaagaaaggTCGAGTCTATCAGTAGCGTCTTACTcataggaaaaaaaaaagtcgaaGCTTGCTCACCGGCTCCACGTCTGATTCTTTCTCACCTCACATTTCGTCATATTATGAGGCTCTACAACTCGGGGAGAGCGAGAGCCAGCTTCCTCGAGATTCCGGGCTCCATCCAGCGCATTAGCGGACGACGTACACATTGGGTGCAATAGACGGTCACTACAGCATCCAAAGCGTTTCGAGTTTgaccatcttctttttttcaaaatcaCAGATCAATTCAAAACTAAATAGGACGTGCAAAGACATCGATAAACAACAAACAAACAGGTAATTGGGACTATTGACTTTTTACCCCCGGATCACTCGACAGTCTTGATCTCTACATCGTAGAGAAAACACTCTTATTCAGGGAACTAGACAAGTGGATTGGAAACAGCCTTATCATCAATCATTCCAAAAGTATGCAACTTATCGGACGATGTTTCATCAATTGTGCAGACGTCGAAGTAATATTCCTCCGGCTCAAATGGGAATACTTCATTAATCAATTAAGACTGCATAGTACGTGCTACTATCCGAATGTAACCGATTTGATGGTTCATTTTTCCATCAAGACTTTTCCtgatttttcaaaaaaaaaaaaaattcaaacaaaaaagacaaaaacaaaaacagccAAGCTTTGATCTGTAACTTGAGATCGAGAGGGGAAAATCCTATGAAATGAGAGAAATCGAATCGGTTCAAGGCctttttccttgtcttttcccctccaACCAGTCCTAGCATTCAAGAAGACTGAGCTGAACCACTGATGCCTTCTCCTACTTGTTGactttccctctctctctctctttccctctctctctcaatcACCCTCATTTTTCGAGGTGGAAAATTCCCCCTTCCCCGGAAGTTATTCAGCCCGTCTGATGTACTGCTGACAAAAATAGTCGTGGGGGAGCTCTGCTGCCCCCCTTGCAGACACTTGCATTCCCGTGGAGATATTGTCGGAGCTTTAGGGTATGCTTCGCTACCCGACTAGGAAGTACGAGGTCGATCCGGGATATTTCCTCGGAAGTGCGGCGTGTTTATTCTAAAAAAGAATTTCCCCTTTTCTCATGCGATGACGGGCCTGAAGGGAGAGAATTGGTACCTGATCAGATGGCATCATTGGGGAAGGAGCGGGAGGCAGAAGggagaaagtgaagatgGTTGAGTATGAACCATATGATGACGGTGTACGACGATGATCTGCATCTGCGCGTTGGACTCCACGCTCTATCTGAGAGACTTCTCCAGAACGCCTTATTGTCAGTGGTACAATTtataagaagaagaagatctcgtACCTTGACGTGATGGATCGGGAGTGGTGTCgtggtcatcatcattggCTCGGTACTCGGAGCAGCAGATTTACAAAGTCCTTGATTGCTCAGGAATGCCTGCGTCAAATGGTTACACTTGCACCGCGCCCCGTCCACCATCTGAAAGCCGCAAAGGCTCCCTTCAGACCAGGTGATGTCAAGTCTTGATTTGAGGAGCTTTTTGTCCCCTTTGAACAAAATTCTGTTGCTCACTGGGACCAACGGGACCATCCCTGTAACGAAGGCCCTGAGAATTGGGGCTTTTGATGAGACGTACGTCCTTCCCCAACTATATCTGTCAAGCTGGAAACGCATCGATTTCATCTCATATTCGGCCTTCATGACCAAGGCACcggttcttttttctttttcttcatttgTTCTCTCGCGACCATTGTTGTTTAGGTAGTCTGCACTGCTCACTCAGTCGTCAGATCTTGTCTCGTTTTGAGGGACGGCCGGTGAAGAGAAGATTTACTCTTCAAAGCTTCTCTGCTTGTGGGAGCAGCACGGCCGACTAATCTTGCCGAACGAGACCGAGTCAGTGTGAAGATTGAGCGGCGAAAACCCAAACCATGATCACCATCTCATCCAGCGAGATATTCGCATCCCAATCCAGGCTTCGACCCGATGATATTGAGAAAATTAACGGATCGCCGTCCCTTGGCAGTACCAGTCAACTGGAACTCACCAACAGCTCCTCCAACGATCCCATAAAAGAGGCTTTTGAGGCACCAACTCCCTCCACGAGGCGTCAACGATGGATGAACAGATTGAAAGGCGCAGAGCCTCGGGGCATCAAACCAATACCTCTGGAGGAAAGAGAGCCAGTTACCTCCTCGACCTTTTTACATATGATCTTGCTTTGGTTCAGCATGAGTTTGTCAATCAACAATATAATCGTGGGATCGATGGGGACTCTGGTGCTCGGCCTGAGGTTCAAAGATGCCGCTATCTGCGCAATATTGGGAAATCTAGTTGGGACGATGACGGTAGGATATATGAGCACCTGGGGCCCGCGAAGTGGAAATCGCACTTTGGTACGTTCTGTTTCTGGTCCCTTGAGCGGGGAGATCGAGCCGGAAGGAAAGCCTTGACCCAGCCTGTTGTCCGATCCATACtaatggtggtggtggtgggggcgTGTTGAATAGATTGTGGCCCGATATTTTATGGGATACTACCCCAGCAAAGTCTGCATCGCCCTGAACATACTGACCAATATCGGGTACAGTATGGTCAGCTGTGTGACGGGAGGGCAGATATTGTCCAGGATTTCAGGCGGACAGATCTCCGTCCTGGTTGGCATTGTGGTGGTGGCCGTGACCAGCTGGGCGATGGCCATGTTTGGAATGCGCATCTTCCAAATCTATGAACGGTTCGTGACTGGCCCGTCTCGCCCCGGATCTCATCCCGTCAGGAATCCCACACTGATGTTCACATGCCCTGGTGGTTGTGTTTCTGTACCCCTTAGATTTGCATGGCTTCCCCAATTGATGGTCCTGTGCGTGATGCTTGGCTCTGCTGGGCCTCATTTCGACTTTTCGATCCACACCCCCGTCTCACAGGACCGACTCAATGCCAAGCGAgtgaccttcttctccctcggaGTGTCCGTGGCCCTAGCCTGGGCGCCGCTGGCTGCGGACTATTACGTCTTTCACCCACCACATATCAAGCGCTGGCAAACCTTCGCCGCGACCGTCCTGGGCAGCTCACAGGCCATGATGATCACCCTGCTCATGGGGATTGGTCTGGGGTCTATGATGGCGAGCTCTCCGTTCTTCCTCGACAAGTATGGACGGACGCCCGGCGGCCTACTGATGGCCGCCTATGATGCGCTCGGAGGATTCGGCAAGTTCTGTGCCGTGATCAACGTTCTGTCGCTCGTCGCCAACAACACGCCCGGGGCTTATTCGATGGGCATGAACCTACAGATGCTAGGAGGATTCTTTGGGCGAGTTCCGCAGCCCATCTTCACCACTCTGGCCACGGTGATCTACACAGCCTGTGCGATGGGAGGCCGAAACTCGTTGTACGAGGTCTTCAAGTCCTTTCTTCCACTGATTGGCTATTGGGTCATGATATGGCTAGTGATCGTCGTCCAAGAGGACCTTTGCTTTCGACGAAGCAATGAATATGACTGGTCCACATGGAATTCACCGCAGCAGCTCCCACTGGGCCTTGCGGCAGGCGCTTCCTTTCTGGTCGGATGGGCCGGTGCGGTCATTGGCATGGTTCGTACATTTGATGTTCTTCCGGAGACGGGGTTTCCAGCAGCTGACTTTTTTGGTGACAGAAACAAGCCTTTTATAGTGGTGTTCTGGCGCATGTCGCCTCGGGAGCCGATCTCGGTCTCTGGACCGGAGCTGCATTTACTGCCGTTGTGTTCCCACCCCTCCGAGCTCTGGAACGGAGGTATTTGGGACGCTGAGGCGAGACGGGCTGAGACCACTCGCGTGCCACCTAACTTTCGGGCCGTGAGAGATGAATGTATGAGGTGACGTGCAGGAGGCCTCCTTGCTCCCCTCCAAGCTGTTGGATGTAGGCACATGACCGGTTCGTGTTACACAAGCAGCCGGAATACTGCGGCCCGCAATGGGATTGATTGCGGAGACTCCTTCCGCTGACATGGCAGTCGAGTGGTGAAGAGGCTGCGTGCATTTTGTACAGTATAACTGGTGATACATCTCCTAGTAGCTCGCAATACACTGGGCGAAGTTAGATGATATTATGGCACTCAATGTCCCCTGATCAAGGATGAAGTCGTCACATGGGAGATTACCCAGTAGATGAGTCGAGAGGGAGATTCATGGCAACAAATGTCACTGTCCACGAgatcaatctcctccaccaAGCCTCGTGTGCGCTCCCATGGATAGGATAGAGTATATCAGATGCCGTAATAATCAAGCTGCGACATATATTCATGACCGACGCATTGCATGAAGCCCAACTTGACCAGCCGACGATCGAGTGGATCCCACAGTGGCTTGCATCCCGCCGGTGGGGACCCTGTCTAGACAATGTGCGATACACACGGCTGGACAGCGGGACAGTCGCTCTGGCGCTAGGGGCTGAACTGAAATGAAGTGCTGAGCTCCAAGTCCGAAATAGAGAAAGTATCGACACCACCACTGAAGTAACCGTCTGCTAGCTCGGCTCTTTCGCCTCGCTCGGTGCGACGTGCGGAGAGATCCAGGAGACCAACCTTTCTCCCCACCAACTGTTCAACTCCCCTTGTCTCTCCTGAATCcggcctcttcctcaacctcACGCCAAAGGAAGCAATGGACAAGAGCTCGTCTATCCTCTCCTTGGCTGCGCAGCATCCATTTGTAAAGGCCATCCTCGACGCCGCTCCGCGACAATGGCTCCCTTACGCCGTGGCTGTGGCAATCGGGTATCCCATGTTGACTCGTAGCTTGCGATATCGACGAGTAAAAGAGTTGCACCGAAAATACCCGTACAAAACACGAGATGATATGGCCAAAATGACCGACGACGATGCATTTGAGATCCAAAAGGTCGTCGCTCAACTCGAGTTTCCTACCATTTTCGTTAAGGCACTGCAATTTGCGTTGTTCCGGGTATGTCAAACGTATCACCACATTCCACCTATCCGTGCTGGAAGGGAACCTTTGAAGAGCTTGTGTCTACATCATTCATGGCCGTCCATCCGAAGAGCCGGCGAGTatgactttttttctctcttggCTTCGTGGCGGTGGCCGGCCCATCGTCGAATGATGAGGGGAATGCTCGTGAGAATGGTTCGCGCGGAGGAGAGAGATCCAATGCTAAACGATCGGGATCGCAGACATACGGAATTCCCACAATCTCCCATTTGCTGGTCCAAACCAGCCAGTTCACCAATCCTGCGACATCCCTCAAGCGTTATACCGACACCAGCACCCTCGTGTCTGAAATCGTGGGCAACTGTCCCACCTCCCAGCGAGCCTACACCTCGTTCGCCCGCACCCGTTTCCTCCACGCCGGGTATCGAGCCTCGGGCAGGATCCTCGACGACGACATGCTCTACACCCTTGCCCTCTTTGCTCTTGAGCCGATCAAATTCATTAACCGGTTCGAATGGCGCCAATTGACCGACCTGGAACGGTGCGCCATCGGCACCTTTTGGAAAAGTGCCGGGGACGCGCTGGATATCAGCTATGAGAAGTTGCCGTCTGGCGCCACAGGGTTCAGAGATGGAATCCAGTGGCTCGACGAGTTGGAGGCGTGGAGCGAAGCCTACGAAGCGGTGCACATGGTACCTGACATTAAGAATCGGGAGACAGCCGACCAAACAACGGCGATTCTGTTGTACGTATTGCCGAAGGTGTTCCATCCGATGGGATTGCAGGCAGTCTCGTTCATGATGGATGATCGATTGCGCAAGGCGATGCTGTATGTCGGGCCCAAATCCCAGGAGTATTTACCCAAACTTCCATGACTGACAAAAGCCATGTAGCTATGATCCCCCGTCGCCTTACGTTTCCGCGGTCATGTCCAGCATCCTCTCCATCCGCAAATGGGTCCTGCGGTATCTCTGTCTTCCTCGACCGTACGCCCTGCGCTACACCCCCTTCACCGAGGAGCCCGACGAGAATAATCGCTTCTTCCTCACACAGTGGGAAGCAGCCCCGTACTATGTCAAGCCGACACTCTGGAATCGCTGGGGTCCGACGGCCTTGTGGACCCGTCTCATGGGGCTACCCGTGCCCGGAGACGAGGGTGAAAAATACTACCCAAGAGGTTATCAGCTGGAGGATGTTGGTCCCAAATACTTTGAGGGGAAGGGACGGAAGTCGCTGGAGGTGATCATGGAGGAGTACAAGGGGTATCGGACGGGAAAATGTCCGTTTCATTGAGGGGAAATGAGGACGGGCGAGAAAGATGATCCTTGACCGTGCACTCCAATAGTTTCACACCTCCATGATGACTTGATAGGAAATACGCTAGGTGCCACTTGATCTGCAAGTACGTAGACAAACAGACCACACTACTTTTGCTACTTCACAACCAACATGTGACGAGAATACCAGACCAGGGACCTATCGGTATCACTTCGATCCAGGCAAACTTAGACAACAAAGGTCATTTCGTCAATTGCTTTTTCCAATATGTAACTCGCAGCCCGGCAGGTCGGGTTAACCGCCGAAATCCGACAGGCAcgaaggggaaggggaaaaaatagTGACAGAATAAAAGGTGGGTTACATTAGGCGCTCAAACAAGATACTGGGGGCGGGAAAAGTCAGACCCGTTCAAAGTCAAGCCCCGTACACATAGAGAATGTAGGTTGATCCAAGGGTATTACTGCACGCAAGTCTTCCAACCAATTGGTTATAGACAAGTTTACATCTCCTCTTCGTGAACGTCCTCGGCGGGGCTGGTGAGAAGGGAAACGTCATGGTTAGCATCAATTGCAAATaaacagaagaaaacaaacTTCATAGATGGAGTGGACACTTACtattcctcctcgccctcggaGATAGAGGCCTCCTGGTACTGCTGGTACTCGGAGACAAGGTCGTTCATGTTGCTCTCAGCCTCAGTGAACTCCATCTCGTCCATACCCTCACCAGTGTACCAATGCAAGAAAGCCTTGCGACGGAACATGGCAGTGAACTGGTCGCCGATGCGCTTGAAGAGCTCCTGGATGGAGGTGGAGTTACCGACGAAGGTGGAGGACATGCGGAGACCGCGGGGGGGAACGGAGCACAGCGCGGTCTGGACGTTGTTGGGAATCCACTCAACGAAGTAGCTGCTGTTCTTGTTCTGGATGTTGCGCATCTGGTCCTCGACCTCCTTCATGGAGACCTGACCGCGGAACAGAGCGGAGCAAGTGAGGTAGCGGCCGTTGCGGAAGTCGGAAGCAGCCATCATGTTCTTGGGGTCGAACATCTGCTGGGTCAACTCGGGCACGCTGACCTGGCGGTACTGGTAGGCACCGCGGCTGGTCAGGGGAGCGAAGCCGACCATGAAGAAGTGCAGACGAGGGAAGGGAACCATGTTGACAGCCAGCTTGCGGAGATCGGAGTTGAGCTGACCGGGGAAACGGAGGGAGGTGGTGACACCGGACATGACAGCAGAGACCAGGTGGTTCAGGTCACCGTAGGAGGGGGAGCTCAGCTTGAGAGTGCGCATGCAAATGTCGTAGAGAGCCTATACGGAGAGGGAACGAATCCCTTGTTAGTTATTCGGTCTCGACGTCTAACAGTCTCTAGCCATTCAAAGGCCATACATACCTCGTTATCGATACAGAAGGTCGCGTCGGAGTGTTCAACAAGCTGGTGGACGGACAGAGTCGCGTTGTAAGGCTCGACAACGGTGTCGGAAACCTTGGGGGAGGGAACAACGGAGAAAGTGGCCATCATGCGGTCGGGGAATTCCTCACGAATCTTGGAGATCAGGAGTGTTCCCATACCGGCACCGGTACCACCACCCAGAGAGTGGGTGATCTGGAAACCTTGGAGGCAGTCGCAAGCCTCAGCCTCGCGGCGGACAACATCGATGACCTGGTCGACGAGCTCGGCACCCTCGGTGTAGTGACCCTTGGCCCAGTTGTTACCAGCACCAGACTGGCCAAAGACGAAGTTGTCGGGGCGGAAGAGCTTGCCAAAGGGACCGGCACGGACAGCGTCCATGGTACCGGGCTCCAGGTCGACGAGAACGGCACGGGGAACATACTTGTCACCGCTAGCCTGGAAAATCGAACGTTTCAATGATCAGGTTTGGGAGATTTCTTTGATTGGGAAGACGTTTTTCACGACTTACGTGGGTGAAGTAGACGTTCATGCGCTCCAGCTGGAGGTCGGAGGAACCATTGTAGCTAAACCGAAAAATATCAGACCGCCATTCTCTGTCGTCAGGATCCCATCGTGGGGGGGGGCAAGCTGTTGACTTACTGGCCATCGCCGTCAAGGCCGTGCTCACCAGCAATGGTTTGCCTGAATATCGAGTCAGTTTGGTTCTCATATTAGATCGAATCACGACACAAGGAATTGTCGTGTTGTGCTCGGGATATCCCAGGGAGGCGTGGCACGTACCAGAAAGCGGCACCAATTTGGTTACCCTACACCCCGGAATTCCGTTCAGTCAAAACCATCATATTCCAACATCTGACCTATTCTCCACGTGGTTTTTGAATGTGACTTACACACTGGCCAGTCTGAAGGTGAACCTGTAAAGATAGTCGAAAAGAGAAGATTAGCACAAGCTGAACTAGTGGGGGGTTTGGTAACGGCCGTAATCTTTAGGGGTAAAGTCCTAAACGTCGGTAACACGCGTCGAATCGGGGTAGAAACGTACAATCTCACGCATTATGGATGGGA
This genomic window from Penicillium oxalicum strain HP7-1 chromosome III, whole genome shotgun sequence contains:
- a CDS encoding beta-tubulin, producing the protein MREIVHLQTGQCGNQIGAAFWQTIAGEHGLDGDGHYNGSSDLQLERMNVYFTHASGDKYVPRAVLVDLEPGTMDAVRAGPFGKLFRPDNFVFGQSGAGNNWAKGHYTEGAELVDQVIDVVRREAEACDCLQGFQITHSLGGGTGAGMGTLLISKIREEFPDRMMATFSVVPSPKVSDTVVEPYNATLSVHQLVEHSDATFCIDNEALYDICMRTLKLSSPSYGDLNHLVSAVMSGVTTSLRFPGQLNSDLRKLAVNMVPFPRLHFFMVGFAPLTSRGAYQYRQVSVPELTQQMFDPKNMMAASDFRNGRYLTCSALFRGQVSMKEVEDQMRNIQNKNSSYFVEWIPNNVQTALCSVPPRGLRMSSTFVGNSTSIQELFKRIGDQFTAMFRRKAFLHWYTGEGMDEMEFTEAESNMNDLVSEYQQYQEASISEGEEEYPAEDVHEEEM